One region of Prinia subflava isolate CZ2003 ecotype Zambia chromosome 6, Cam_Psub_1.2, whole genome shotgun sequence genomic DNA includes:
- the RPRM gene encoding protein reprimo, with protein sequence MNGSSAGLPAGLGGSLGLPAGMNGSLGVPGGMNGSLGVPGGMNGSLGVPGGMNGSSAAGLLAGAGGAALELERALRCCTAASVVTDGSGAAADERSVYIMRVVQIAVMCVLALTVVFGIFFLGCNLLIKSEGMINFLVKDRRPSKEVEAVVVGPY encoded by the coding sequence ATGAACGGCTCCTCGGCGGGGCTCCCGGCGGGGCTCGGCGGCTCGCTGGGGCTCCCGGCGGGGATGAACGGCTCGCTGGGGGTTCCCGGAGGGATGAACGGCTCGCTGGGGGTTCCCGGAGGGATGAACGGCTCGCTGGGGGTTCCCGGAGGGATGAACGGCTCCTCGGCGGCGGGGCTGCTggcgggggccgggggcgcggcgCTGGAGCTGGAGCGGGCGCTGCGCTGCTGCACCGCCGCCTCCGTGGTGACCGACGGCAGCGGCGCGGCGGCGGACGAGCGCAGCGTGTACATCATGCGCGTGGTGCAGATCGCCGTCATGTGCGTGCTGGCCCTCACCGTGGTGTTCGGCATCTTCTTCCTCGGCTGCAACCTCCTCATCAAGTCCGAGGGCATGATCAACTTTCTGGTCAAGGACCGCCGCCCGTCCAAGGAGGTGGAGGCGGTGGTGGTGGGGCCGTACTGA